The proteins below come from a single Tindallia magadiensis genomic window:
- a CDS encoding ABC transporter ATP-binding protein, whose product MKDVLVALNNVEKRFLASKKMFRENKYVHAINGISFDIRQGETFALVGESGCGKSTTGRLINRLLEPDRGEIWFHQENISNYSSSQMKPLRKKMQMVFQDPYGSLNPRMRISEIVGEPLLVHTNLTAKERYRKVMDLLEIVGLNERHAQSYAHEFSGGQRQRIGIARALTVNPSLVIADEPVSALDVSIQAQVINLFKNLQKEFQLTYLFISHDLSVVENISDRIGVMYLGKIMELTSKEKLYKEPLHPYTKALLSAIPIADPTLKRERILLKGDIPNPIDLPSGCPFHTRCPHAFQRCVEETPELKEVKAEHKVACHLSFS is encoded by the coding sequence GTGAAAGATGTTTTAGTGGCACTCAATAATGTAGAGAAACGATTTCTGGCTTCTAAGAAAATGTTTAGAGAAAATAAATACGTGCATGCCATTAACGGAATTTCTTTTGACATTCGTCAGGGGGAAACCTTTGCTTTGGTAGGAGAAAGTGGATGCGGAAAAAGCACAACCGGTAGACTTATTAATCGATTGTTGGAACCGGATCGTGGCGAAATTTGGTTTCATCAGGAAAACATATCCAACTATTCATCAAGCCAAATGAAACCTTTACGAAAAAAAATGCAGATGGTGTTTCAAGACCCATATGGAAGTCTTAACCCACGTATGAGAATCAGCGAGATTGTGGGAGAACCTTTGTTGGTACATACCAATCTTACGGCTAAGGAACGCTATCGAAAAGTAATGGATCTTTTAGAAATTGTAGGCCTCAATGAACGCCATGCTCAAAGCTATGCCCATGAATTTTCTGGAGGTCAGAGACAACGGATTGGTATTGCCAGAGCGTTAACCGTTAACCCCAGTCTGGTGATCGCCGATGAACCGGTATCGGCCTTAGACGTTTCTATTCAAGCTCAGGTCATTAATTTATTCAAAAACCTTCAAAAGGAATTTCAATTAACCTACCTCTTTATTTCTCATGATTTGAGCGTAGTAGAAAATATATCAGATCGCATTGGCGTTATGTATTTAGGAAAGATCATGGAACTAACCTCGAAGGAAAAATTGTATAAAGAACCGTTACATCCTTATACAAAAGCTTTACTGTCAGCTATCCCCATTGCTGATCCAACCTTAAAAAGAGAACGAATTCTTTTGAAAGGAGACATACCAAATCCTATCGATTTACCGAGTGGATGTCCTTTTCATACCCGATGCCCCCATGCTTTTCAACGCTGTGTTGAGGAAACCCCGGAACTAAAAGAAGTAAAAGCAGAACATAAAGTAGCCTGTCACCTATCGTTTAGCTAA